AATACTTTATTCTTATGCTATATTATAGGGAGAATTATTTATTATCACGTATAATCTAAGAATTGGAGTGATTTGAATGAAGAAACTTGGTTTATTGAGTATGTTTTTGATTCTAACTATCTTTATCTCGGCTTGTGGAACCAATGAAGAAAAAAATGCAGGTGAGGAAAAGGAACCTGAAAAGGTATATAAGGTTGGTGTGGATACGACTTATCCTCCTTTTGAATTTAAAGAGGGGAACGAATATAAAGGTATTGATATAGAATTGATCAATGCAATTGCGAAAGACCAGGATTTTAAAATCAAATTGTCTCCGATGGATTTTGGCGGCATCATTCCGGCTATGCAAGCCAATCAGCTTGATGTGGCCATTGCGGGCATGAGCATTACAGAGGAAAGAAAAAAGGTAGTAGATTTCTCAACACCATATTTTGATGCAGGATTAACAATAGTTGTTAAAAAAGATAATACAAGCACTAAAACTGTTAAAGATCTTAAAGGAAAAACCATTGCAGTCAAAAAAGGGACAACAGGTGCTAAGTATGCACAGGATAATGCTACTAAGCTAGGAATTAAAGTAGTTCAATTCAATGATAGTCCAGCGATGTTCCAGGAAGTGGCCAACGGTAATGCGGATGCTCTTATAGAAGATTACCCGGTAATCTCCTATGCGATTGCCCAAAAAGATCTTGGGTTGAAAATCGTAGGTGACCGTTTGAATGGTGACCAATATGGAATTGCTGTATTGAAAGGGCAAAACGAGGATTTATTGAAGAAAATAAATGATGGTCTTGCCAATCTGAAAAAAGACGGCACGTATGATGAAATAATTAAAACGTATCTTGGTGAATAAAACAATAGATTAAATCTCGATAGGCGCGCTTATGGCGCGCTTTCTTTTTCAAAGGGGTGAAAGAAATGGATATAATTGTTGCGGCATTGCCTATTTTATTAAAAGGACTTCAGGTGACACTTTATATCTTTGTGATTGCCATTATCCTAGGTTTTTTGATTGGTTTAGTGGTGGCTTTGCTGCGACTTGCCCCCATCAAAATCTTGAACTGGATTGCAAAGGTTTATGTGGATGCGATACGAGGGACACCGTTCATCGTGCAGTTGTTCTTTATCTATTTTGGTGTGAATTCACTGAACTTGATTTCTTTGGACAGTACAACAGCTGGAATAATTACCGTTGCAATCAATGCAGGGGCATATTTTGCTGAAATAATAAGGGCGGGGATACAATCCATCGATAAAGGACAAACGGAAGCGGCAAGATCCATCGGGTTCACGGGTACTCAAACAATGAGGTATGTCGTGCTGCCGCAAGCCTTTAGAAGGATGCTCCCTACCATTACGAATCAATCGATCATCAGCTTGAAAGACACTTCGCTATTATCCGTCATTGGTATAGCCGATTTAACCCAGCAAGGTCAGATTCAAGCTTCGGCAACCTTTGAAGCATTCAAGATTTGGCTGGCCGTTGGTGTGATTTACTTTATCATCATCTATTTGTTAACCCTGATTGCTAATTTCATAGAAAGGAGGGTACAAGTTCGATGAGCATCATTACTGTAAAAAACCTGAGAAAATCATTTGGAACTGTCGAGGTTTTAAAAGATATTAATGCAGAAGTGCAGGAAAAGGAAGTAATTTGCGTAATAGGCCCTTCTGGATCTGGAAAGAGTACATTCCTGCGTTGCCTGAATCTCCTTGAGGAAGTTACGGGCGGTGATGTGGTCATTAATGGACATGATATAACCGATCCTAAAAGGAAAATCAATATAAACAAAGTCCGGCAAGAAGTTGGAATGGTTTTTCAACATTTCAATCTATTTCCCCATAAAACCGTCCTTGAGAACATAACCTTGGGCCCTATTAAAATTCGTGCCACGGATAAAGCGGAAGCAGGAAGATTGGCGCTTGAGTTATTGGATAAGGTTGGCCTTAAGGAAAAAGCAAATAGCTATCCAGGGGAACTTTCCGGCGGACAAAAACAGCGGGTCGCCATCGCAAGGGCATTAGCGATGAATCCGAAAATCATGCTATTTGATGAACCGACTTCTGCCCTTGATCCTGAAATGGTCGGCGATGTTCTGGAGGTAATGAAACAACTTGCCAAGGAAGGTATGACAATGGTCGTCGTTACGCATGAAATGGGCTTTGCCCGGGAAGTCGGGGACCGGG
The DNA window shown above is from Peribacillus sp. FSL P2-0133 and carries:
- a CDS encoding transporter substrate-binding domain-containing protein — its product is MKKLGLLSMFLILTIFISACGTNEEKNAGEEKEPEKVYKVGVDTTYPPFEFKEGNEYKGIDIELINAIAKDQDFKIKLSPMDFGGIIPAMQANQLDVAIAGMSITEERKKVVDFSTPYFDAGLTIVVKKDNTSTKTVKDLKGKTIAVKKGTTGAKYAQDNATKLGIKVVQFNDSPAMFQEVANGNADALIEDYPVISYAIAQKDLGLKIVGDRLNGDQYGIAVLKGQNEDLLKKINDGLANLKKDGTYDEIIKTYLGE
- a CDS encoding amino acid ABC transporter permease → MDIIVAALPILLKGLQVTLYIFVIAIILGFLIGLVVALLRLAPIKILNWIAKVYVDAIRGTPFIVQLFFIYFGVNSLNLISLDSTTAGIITVAINAGAYFAEIIRAGIQSIDKGQTEAARSIGFTGTQTMRYVVLPQAFRRMLPTITNQSIISLKDTSLLSVIGIADLTQQGQIQASATFEAFKIWLAVGVIYFIIIYLLTLIANFIERRVQVR
- a CDS encoding amino acid ABC transporter ATP-binding protein; amino-acid sequence: MSIITVKNLRKSFGTVEVLKDINAEVQEKEVICVIGPSGSGKSTFLRCLNLLEEVTGGDVVINGHDITDPKRKININKVRQEVGMVFQHFNLFPHKTVLENITLGPIKIRATDKAEAGRLALELLDKVGLKEKANSYPGELSGGQKQRVAIARALAMNPKIMLFDEPTSALDPEMVGDVLEVMKQLAKEGMTMVVVTHEMGFAREVGDRVIFMDGGYIVEENEPNELFGNPQHERTKAFLSKVL